The Pan paniscus chromosome 2, NHGRI_mPanPan1-v2.0_pri, whole genome shotgun sequence genome contains the following window.
ACACGGGTCTCCCTGTCTGTGGGGGCTGCAGGGCCGGTGCCCGGGGAGCCCGGACTTCACACACGGGTCTCCCTGTCTGTGGGGGCTGCAGGGCCGGTGCCCGAGGAGCCCGGACTTCACACACAGGTCTCCCTGTCTATGGGGGCTGCAGGGCCAGTGCCTGAGGAGCCCGGACTTCACACACGGGTCTCTCTGTCTGTGGGGGCTGCAGGGCCGGTGCCTGGGGAGCCCGGACTGCCGGAAACCTTCGGGGTGGGAGGCTGCAGATGGGACTTCCTGGCCTGTGTTTATGTGGAGCCCAGGCTGCGGGCACCACAGCCAGGCACAGGTTAGGGGTAAGTTGTGGGTGATGTAAGGACTAGAAGCGTAAGTAATGGCCTGACCCCCATGTCCTGGCTGTGCTGTGCAGTGGGAAAGACATGGGCTCCGGCGGCTGCTGGGGATGGCCTGGCTTGCACCTGCTGGGTCCCCCCCTGGCCACCAGCCTCACCCAAGGGCAGTTGGTGACTGCCTGCCTCACTCCTGCCAACCCTCAGGGGCCTAGGAGTCCTGCGTGGTGGGTCTAGGAACCATGCTGGAGGACAGGCCTGTGCCAGGGCCACCAGGATATCTATGGCAGGAGCCGGTGCTGGCGAACCCCACACCTTGAGCCCCAGAGCCAGGCTCCTCAGCCCAGGAAAGGGATCAGAGGCGGGAAAACCACACGGCAAAGGCTGTCCCATGAGGTCACGGCTCCGTCACTGCTGCCCACACACGGAAGGCAGCCGCGGCTGGGAGAAGCCATCTTCACAGACATGCCGTCCTTGAGgctctcacacatgcacacagacgcTCCGTCCTCTCCCACACCCGCCCCCCCGCCACCCCGGGCAGGCCAGGAAGTCCCATCTGGGGCCTCCCACCCCGAGGGTTGCCGTCAGTCCGTGTGCCCAGGCATCGGGGCCTGCAGCCTCCACAGACAGCGAGACCTGTGTGCGAAGCAGACTCTGTCCTAGGGACAGTGCTGACCCTCCAAGGCTGGGTCACTGGAGGCTCCTAGGGACAGTGCTGACCCTCCAAGGCTGGGTCACTGGAGGCTCCTAGGGACAGTGCTGACCCTCCAAGGCTGGGTCATTGGAGGCTCCCCGGGTCCAGTGGCTTTGGTGGGACTCCTGGCCAGGCtcctcctgggctgggctggtctccgGCCTCCTGCCTCCCTTGGTGGAGCACCCTTGCTCCccagcacctcccaggttcacacagcTCCTCCCTGGGGCTGCGCACTGACCCAGGGGCAGCAGGTGGGCCATCCTCTCCGTGGACTGAAGACCTTGTCCGAAGGGAAAGCAGGGCCGGCCCAAGGCCTGGCTGGAAGAGTGGGTCTTGGTGGCAAAGGCGGCCCGTGGGGGCAGCCCACGCGAATGCTTCCCCGGCGCCCTGAGCCCCTGACCGCGGCTGAGCCTGCGGTACTCTGGCCCCTCTCATGGAAAGATGACCTGGGTCTACCATGCTCAGTATCACCCAAAAATTCCTACAGAAGTCTCTCGGGACAAGAAAaggccttcttccctccctcctcctttcctcttcctttctttcatcagGGAACAGCTTCCGGCTGCCTGCACTGTTTGGGCGCCGTCATAAGGAGCCGTGACAGCCTTCACAGAGCTCTGGGGCTCACGGGTGTGGCTGACCTGCCACAAATGGGGCgacagaggagagggagggtCGGGCACCGATGGCTCAGGAGGGAAGAGATCCCTTCTGTATGGGGAGACGGGGGCTTCCTGGAGCGCGCTGGAGCGAGGGGCTCACCAGAGTGAGACATCCAAGGGATCTGGGGGACCGGCCATGGGACACTGTGGTCCCACGTGGCTCCTGGATGTGCTGTGTGTTTGCTGAGCTGGAGGGGACGGGGAGCCCATgtgtgggagagggagaggctaTGCACACCCTGAGTCAGGCTTTACAAAAACCTTCTGGTGGCAGCAGGAGAGGAGCCACgcagaggcagagccagggagAGGCGGTGGGGTAGTGAGGGGGATGTCGGGGTGCACGGGTTAGGAGACCCCCGAGCCCTGGGACCTGCATGCTGATGGTCAAGTTTGCAGAGGCGGCTGCTGTGGTGACCACAGGGCAGGGAGAGGCGGTGGGGTAGTGAGGGGATGTCGGGGTGCACAGCACCAGACCCTCCCAGATCTTCCGATTCAGTCCTGGGGGGACCCTACCCCAGATCTTCCAATTCAGTCCTGGAGGGACCCTACCCCAGATCTTCCAATTCAGTCCTGGAGGGACCCTACCCCAGATCTTCCGATTCAGTCCTGGGGGGACCCTACCCCAGATATTCCGATTTTGTCCTGTAGGCACTCTACCCCAGATCTTTCGATTCAGTCCTGGGGGACCCCACCCCAGATCTTTCTAGTCAGTCCTGGGGGGATGCTACCCCAGATCTTCTGATTCAGTCCTGGGGGGACGCTACCCCAGATCTTCTGATTCAGTCCTGGGGGACCCCACCCCAGATCTTCCGATTCAGTCCTGGTTCGGCCTGAGAATTTGCGTTTCTAACATGTCCAGGGACCACAGTTTGAAAACCTCCACGGCTGACATGTAATGGAATGACATGGTccaataaatgaaggaaaagtaGCAGGTGGGAACCTCAGGCAGCTTCATCCCAACCAGTAAGAAAGTAAATCCTTTTGGAAACTCAGAGGAAGTATTAATATGGGCGTTTGAGCAAACATTTAAGTGTTagaacaaagaattaaaaactagCACAGGCGCCCCTGAAGCATGATAGGATGGCAACAGAAGGGCTGATTTAGTTTCCAAGAAATAACTGACAGGCAGTGTTGTGCGTGTGTCTACCGCTTAGGAACACAAAACAAACCTTCAGACCGTTTTCATAAGTACTGAGACCAAGAAAACCACTGGGCAGTGGGTGGTCTGGAAATGTAAATGTTGATGGTGCTCCAGTAAAGAGTCATGGAACAATGCTTCATATTGAAAATGCTTTTGTAAATGTGGGTTTCAGGGTTTCAAAGTGAACCCATATGTGTTAGGAGAAAGGACAcaccaaagaagtaaaataattgggtcaatataaaaagaaagtacAATACTGCCCAGAGAGAAGATGTGGATAATTCCTAACACGGATCAAAGGCACCAAAAAGGTGAGCTGTAAGATATTCAGACCTGCACCGTCCCCTGCATTAGACACAGACAACATCTTGGTAGGCAACTGGGTGAAAATTCAGAGACAACCCTAGGAACTATGAGGATGAAAAAAGTTAGCATTCATGGAATGAGGCACTGAAGAAACTGAAAAGCTGGAATAACCCCATGAAATAACGAGAATAATTGTAGTATTCGGAACCGGGGCACAGGACACAGGACTGGAGTGGAAGGCCGCATGAGACCACCCCGGGAAAGACCCAGGGATCACACTGGCCCAAAGGTGTGCACTTCCCAACTCCGGGATTTGTGCTACAGGCACTCCAGGCTCCACCATAGAACTGTGTCCAGCACGAAGGCAGTGCTGTCTTGCGGGAGGCAGGGCTGCACCACCACCGGGGCGGGAAGGGGCCCGGCAGGGAGGCGCCCAGTGTTTCCAGCTGCACGGGTCGGGGACCGCGCTGATGCAGAGCGCGGGGGCGCAGGTTAAACCTAAAGGAGGGAAGCTTTTGGGGGCGGAACAGACAACGGAGAACGCTGCACACTGCCCTTCCCACGCGAattgtgctttgctttttttttttttttttttgagacggagttttgctcttgttgcccaggcctggagtgcaatggcctgatctcggctcactgcaacctccgcctcccgggttcaagcaattctcctgcctcagcgtcccgagtagctgggattacaggcgtgcgccaccaagcccggttaattttgtatttttagtagatacagggtttctccatattggccaggttggtcttgaactcccgacttcaggtgatccaccggcctcgacctcccaaagtgctgggattacacgcgtcagccaccgcacccggcctgcttttttttttttttttttttgcagagtctCGCTGTccaccgggctggagtgcagtgatctcggctccctgcggcctcgacctcccgggctcaggcgatcctgccGCCTCAGCCCACGGAGTACATGGGACCACAGGAGCCCACCACGCCCGActacttgctgtaatttttgtagggatggggtctagccacgctgcccaggctggtccgcactgctgggctcaagagctccgcccgcctccgcctcccaaagcgcagggatcacaggtgtgagctaccgcgccccgCCCAGAGTTTCCCCACTGTTAGCGTGAATCATATTCACGTCAAAACTTCTTTTTATACAAGAACTAAAAGGCAAACTAAGTCCCTGCTCCATCACTGCCTGTCCCGGGTCGCGGCGCGGGACGTTTTCTCCAAGCGCCTTCCCGGCCCCGCGCGCAGGCGGCCTGCGCCGGAGGATCCCGGACAACGCGCATTTCCTGCGCCCCCGGAAGCGGCGGTAAGGCCAGGCCCTGCCCCCGGCAGAGGCGGAAGTGGTGTCGCTCTGAGGTCGCCAGTCGCCGCACGCGCCTCAGCCCAGCGGCGGGCCTTGGCCCTTGGCCGCCTACTCCTACCGCCCCAGCCCCGGGCGGCCCTGGGCCTGCTGCGGGCGCGGCGCTGCCCGACCAGAGCTTCCTGTGGAACGTCTTCCAGAGCTGCCACCTGGCACCGCCCCGGCACCTCCCGCCTCCCCCGCAGCTGCCCCGGACCCGTGTCCCGACCCCCGCGGCCAACCCCGTTCCCTGCCGGTTGCCCCGCGGCCTCCCCCGTCACCTGCCATGTCCCCAGCGGCCTCCCCCGACCCCTGCCCCGACCCCCGCGGCCGCCCCCGACCCCTTCCCCAACCGACGCGGCCGCCCCCATCCCCTGCCGGGGCCCCCGCGGTCTCCCCCGTCCGCTGCCCGGTCTCCTGTGGCCGCCCCTGCCTTCTGCCCGGTCCCTGTCCTGTGCGTCGGGCCCTTCCCAAGGTGCAGAGGGCGCCACTGCAGACCCGAGGTCGCGGCCACC
Protein-coding sequences here:
- the LOC117979851 gene encoding keratinocyte proline-rich protein-like; this encodes MSPAASPDPCPDPRGRPRPLPQPTRPPPSPAGAPAVSPVRCPVSCGRPCLLPGPCPVRRALPKVQRAPLQTRGRGHRLLGQALFLSSSRRGRVSRVLVWGKRKQTVWAAVKMSAAKEEAATWRLLGPGLIERSGVISDTQLQQALSKG